In one Hymenobacter sp. DG25B genomic region, the following are encoded:
- the recR gene encoding recombination mediator RecR → MEFPSKLIENAVGELAKLPGIGKKTALRLALHLLKAETDATASLAEALAKMRFDIRYCDTCHNISDTEKCGICANPLRDHSTVCVVSDIRDVIAIENTGQYQGTYHVLGGVISPIEGIGPSDLQIESLVERLGEPESEVKEVILAISPTMEGDTTAFFLSRKLRDFPQVHISTIARGVPMGGELEYADEITLGRSIVERQRQAK, encoded by the coding sequence ATGGAATTCCCCTCCAAACTGATAGAAAACGCCGTGGGCGAGCTGGCGAAGCTGCCCGGTATCGGCAAAAAAACCGCTCTGCGGCTGGCCCTGCACCTGCTGAAGGCAGAAACCGACGCTACGGCTTCCCTGGCTGAAGCGCTGGCTAAAATGCGCTTCGATATTCGCTACTGCGACACCTGCCACAACATCTCCGACACGGAGAAATGCGGCATCTGCGCCAACCCGCTCCGCGACCATAGCACCGTGTGCGTGGTGTCGGATATTCGGGATGTCATTGCCATTGAAAACACCGGCCAGTACCAGGGTACCTACCACGTGCTGGGCGGCGTTATTTCGCCTATTGAAGGCATTGGCCCCAGCGACCTGCAGATTGAGTCTTTGGTAGAGCGTTTGGGCGAGCCGGAGTCGGAGGTGAAGGAAGTAATCCTGGCCATTAGCCCCACCATGGAGGGCGACACCACCGCCTTCTTTCTGTCCCGCAAGCTGCGCGACTTCCCGCAGGTGCACATCAGCACCATTGCCCGCGGCGTGCCTATGGGCGGCGAGCTGGAATACGCCGATGAAATTACGCTGGGCCGCTCCATTGTAGAGCGCCAGCGCCAAGCTAAATAG
- a CDS encoding bifunctional heptose 7-phosphate kinase/heptose 1-phosphate adenyltransferase produces MPAASVPPASLAELFDAFNHLTVLIVGDVMMDAYVWGKAGRLSPEAPVPVVNVSRTEQRLGGAANVALNVQALGATPLLCAVIGEDQGGNQMLDLLRENNLSAEGIVRSPHRPTTVKQRILAHGQQLLRIDSEVEHNLNQEENAALTARYAALLDRADVVIFEDYDKGVLGEASITRFIELARERGIPTVVDPKKKNFLAYRHCTLFKPNLKELREGLKLEFEDTDAARPQFEAAVDRLRELLLPEIVLVTLSERGVFVEDGATQRTYIPAHLRSISDVSGAGDTVISIAALCVALGMAPPVTAALANLGGGLVCEQIGVVPIEKQLLLAEAQENRVF; encoded by the coding sequence ATGCCCGCTGCCTCCGTACCGCCTGCTTCCCTTGCTGAGTTATTTGATGCGTTCAACCACCTGACCGTGCTCATTGTGGGCGACGTGATGATGGATGCCTACGTGTGGGGAAAGGCCGGGCGGCTGTCGCCGGAAGCGCCGGTGCCGGTAGTAAATGTAAGCCGCACAGAGCAGCGCCTGGGCGGCGCCGCTAACGTAGCCCTAAACGTGCAGGCCCTGGGTGCCACGCCGCTGCTGTGCGCCGTAATAGGGGAGGACCAAGGCGGCAACCAAATGCTGGATCTGCTGCGTGAAAACAACCTTTCCGCCGAAGGCATTGTGCGCAGCCCGCACCGGCCCACTACCGTAAAGCAGCGCATTCTGGCCCACGGTCAGCAGCTCCTGCGCATCGATTCCGAAGTAGAGCACAACCTCAACCAGGAAGAAAATGCTGCCCTCACGGCGCGCTACGCCGCCCTGCTGGACCGCGCCGACGTCGTGATTTTTGAAGACTACGACAAGGGCGTGCTCGGCGAGGCCAGCATTACCCGCTTTATCGAGCTAGCCCGGGAACGGGGCATTCCCACTGTAGTAGATCCTAAGAAGAAGAACTTCCTGGCCTACCGCCACTGCACCCTGTTCAAGCCCAACCTGAAAGAGCTACGCGAGGGCCTGAAGCTGGAGTTTGAAGATACCGATGCCGCCCGCCCGCAGTTTGAGGCCGCTGTAGACCGCCTGCGCGAGCTTTTACTACCAGAAATTGTGCTGGTAACCCTCTCTGAGCGGGGCGTTTTTGTGGAAGATGGTGCCACCCAACGCACCTACATTCCCGCCCACCTGCGCAGCATTTCGGACGTTTCCGGCGCCGGCGACACCGTAATAAGTATTGCTGCGCTGTGCGTAGCGCTGGGAATGGCCCCGCCCGTTACCGCTGCGCTGGCCAATCTAGGTGGCGGGCTGGTGTGCGAGCAGATAGGCGTAGTGCCCATTGAAAAACAACTGCTCCTGGCTGAAGCCCAGGAAAATAGGGTGTTTTAA
- a CDS encoding ATP-dependent Clp protease adaptor ClpS, whose product MNTNPQINYDEDVLLLEETIDVRDLIVYNDDVNTFDHVIKTLIDVCGHEPEQAEQCTLLIHYKGQCTVKHGAFDELAGMCTAIHDRGISADIL is encoded by the coding sequence ATGAATACCAACCCGCAAATCAATTACGACGAGGACGTACTGCTGCTGGAGGAAACCATCGATGTGCGCGACCTGATTGTGTACAACGACGATGTGAATACCTTCGACCACGTCATTAAAACCCTCATTGATGTATGCGGCCACGAGCCTGAGCAGGCCGAGCAATGCACCCTGCTGATTCACTACAAAGGGCAGTGTACCGTTAAGCATGGTGCCTTTGATGAGCTGGCCGGCATGTGCACCGCCATCCACGACCGCGGCATTTCGGCGGACATTTTATAA
- a CDS encoding YceI family protein, protein MKKFFFPALLAFTLLAAPSFAQSPMANSAGTSAPRAAKAAKASAAVYKLQPQLSTLGWLGKKVAGQHNGTAQFQQGDLLVRGNKLVGGTVTVDMNSIKNEDLKDAEYNGKLMGHLRSDDFFSVEKHPTATLKITSLAPIKADAQGNNMRITGDLTIKGITKPVTFPAKVGVKNGVAAASGTAIIDRTNYDIKYGSTLFGAAADKAIDNEFALSFNVIAKK, encoded by the coding sequence ATGAAAAAGTTCTTTTTTCCCGCTTTGCTGGCCTTCACGCTCCTGGCGGCTCCTTCCTTCGCTCAGTCTCCGATGGCTAACTCGGCCGGCACCAGCGCCCCCCGCGCTGCCAAAGCGGCTAAAGCTTCGGCCGCCGTTTACAAGCTGCAGCCGCAGCTGAGTACCTTGGGCTGGTTGGGTAAAAAAGTAGCTGGCCAGCACAATGGCACGGCGCAGTTCCAGCAGGGCGACCTGCTCGTGCGCGGCAATAAGCTGGTAGGCGGCACCGTAACGGTGGACATGAACTCCATCAAAAACGAAGACCTGAAAGACGCGGAGTACAATGGCAAGCTCATGGGCCACCTGCGTTCCGATGACTTCTTCAGCGTGGAGAAGCACCCCACCGCTACCCTGAAAATCACCAGCCTGGCCCCCATTAAGGCCGATGCTCAGGGCAACAACATGCGTATCACCGGCGACCTGACCATTAAAGGCATCACCAAGCCCGTTACCTTCCCCGCTAAAGTAGGCGTGAAGAACGGCGTAGCAGCTGCCAGCGGCACGGCCATCATCGACCGCACTAACTACGACATTAAGTATGGCTCAACCCTGTTTGGCGCTGCTGCCGACAAAGCCATTGACAATGAGTTTGCGTTGAGCTTCAACGTAATTGCCAAGAAGTAA
- the purE gene encoding 5-(carboxyamino)imidazole ribonucleotide mutase has protein sequence MHTPSTAPAATPDESRDVTPLVGIIMGSQSDLKVMTGAAELLRQFGVPYEITLVSPHRTPHRLVEYAENARKRGLRVIIAGGGGAAHLPGMVAAFTTLPVIGVPINSSASIRGLDSVLSMLQMPVGVPVATVAIDSAPNAAVLATQMLGITNARLVDVLEKYRNSLKDKVMRTIEEMRKGGYNDDI, from the coding sequence ATGCATACTCCTTCTACCGCCCCCGCCGCCACCCCCGACGAATCCCGGGATGTAACTCCGTTGGTGGGTATCATTATGGGTTCCCAGTCGGACCTGAAGGTAATGACCGGCGCTGCTGAGCTGCTGCGCCAGTTTGGCGTGCCCTATGAAATTACTTTAGTGTCGCCGCACCGCACGCCGCACCGGCTGGTGGAGTACGCGGAAAACGCCCGTAAGCGCGGTTTGCGTGTTATTATTGCCGGTGGGGGCGGGGCGGCCCATTTGCCGGGTATGGTGGCGGCTTTTACTACGCTACCGGTTATTGGGGTGCCTATTAATTCCTCGGCCTCCATTCGCGGGCTGGATTCGGTGCTGTCTATGCTACAGATGCCCGTGGGCGTGCCCGTGGCTACCGTTGCTATTGACAGCGCCCCCAACGCGGCAGTGCTGGCCACTCAAATGCTGGGTATCACGAATGCCCGCCTGGTAGATGTCTTGGAAAAATACCGTAACTCACTAAAAGATAAAGTGATGCGTACTATTGAAGAGATGCGTAAAGGCGGATACAATGATGATATTTAA
- a CDS encoding DegT/DnrJ/EryC1/StrS family aminotransferase: MPVPFLSFAAQNERIRAAVQAATMRVFDAQQYILGEEVRQFEAEYAAFNQVPHCVGASSGLSALHLALIALGIRPGDEVLVPSNSYVATWLAVSYVGATLVPVEPDEATFNLDAQRLEAAITPRTRAILPVHFFGQACDMAAIMAVARRHNLLVIEDNAQAQGAASHGLPTGSFGEANATSFYPTKNLGALGDAGAITTASAELAEQLKVLRNYGSRQKYQNEVIGFNARLDELQAAILRVKLPHMPFWTQQRQQLAAWYDGYLADITWLQRPQQLSTSTHVYHLYVVRTPHRDALQRHLSTQGIGTVVHYPVPPHLQPAYQPLGFTAGQFPIAERLAATSLSLPLWPGMTEAQVAEVAEGIRRFIPAYPPGFAKITKRAKRPSCCAQSNLLPVCGC; this comes from the coding sequence ATGCCCGTTCCCTTTCTCTCCTTTGCCGCGCAGAATGAGCGCATCCGCGCGGCTGTGCAGGCGGCTACCATGCGCGTATTTGACGCGCAGCAATATATTCTGGGTGAGGAAGTGCGGCAGTTTGAGGCTGAATACGCGGCGTTCAATCAAGTGCCGCATTGTGTGGGTGCGAGCAGTGGTTTATCGGCCCTGCATCTGGCCCTGATAGCGCTGGGCATTAGACCCGGCGACGAGGTGCTGGTACCCAGCAATAGCTACGTGGCTACCTGGCTGGCGGTATCTTACGTTGGCGCCACGCTGGTGCCGGTGGAGCCGGATGAAGCTACTTTTAACCTGGATGCGCAACGGCTGGAAGCAGCCATAACACCCCGCACGCGCGCTATTCTGCCGGTGCATTTCTTCGGCCAAGCCTGTGATATGGCCGCTATTATGGCCGTGGCCCGGCGGCATAATTTGCTGGTGATTGAGGACAACGCCCAGGCCCAGGGCGCCGCCAGCCACGGCCTGCCGACGGGCAGCTTCGGAGAGGCGAATGCCACCAGCTTCTACCCCACCAAAAACCTGGGCGCATTGGGCGACGCCGGGGCCATTACCACGGCAAGTGCCGAGCTAGCCGAGCAATTAAAAGTGCTTCGCAACTATGGCTCGCGGCAGAAATACCAGAACGAAGTCATCGGTTTCAATGCCCGCCTGGATGAACTGCAGGCCGCCATTCTGCGCGTGAAACTGCCGCATATGCCCTTCTGGACGCAGCAGCGTCAACAGCTGGCGGCCTGGTATGACGGGTATCTGGCTGATATTACCTGGCTACAACGGCCGCAACAGTTGTCTACCTCCACCCACGTTTATCATTTGTACGTGGTACGCACGCCGCATCGGGATGCGCTGCAACGGCATTTATCCACCCAAGGCATTGGCACGGTTGTTCACTACCCGGTGCCACCGCATTTGCAGCCGGCTTACCAGCCGCTGGGCTTTACGGCCGGGCAGTTTCCCATAGCCGAGCGCCTGGCCGCCACTAGCCTTAGCCTGCCGCTATGGCCGGGCATGACGGAAGCCCAGGTGGCGGAAGTAGCGGAGGGTATCCGGCGGTTTATACCTGCCTACCCCCCGGGGTTTGCTAAAATTACAAAAAGAGCGAAAAGACCGTCATGCTGCGCTCAGTCAAATCTTCTCCCGGTATGCGGTTGTTGA
- the hemE gene encoding uroporphyrinogen decarboxylase, whose translation MLKNDLLLRAARGEQTERTPVWLMRQAGRILPEYRALRARLSGFKELVETPDLAAEVTIQPVDALDVDAAIIFSDILVVPEAMGLTYEMIEARGPLFPETIKTAQDVARMRVADPEEHLGYVLEAIRVTKRALNGRVPLIGFAGAPWTILAYMVEGHGSKTFSKARRLLYTNPALAHELLRKITDTTIAYLRAQVQAGANLIQVFDSWAGILPPAHYAEFSTRYIAEICAAIPEVPVTVFAKGAFWAVGDFAQLPCRTIGLDWNQDPRAVRPLVGDKTLQGNLDPCALYGTREQVRQATIQMLDQFGPYHHIANLGHGVYPDTDPDNVRVFIDTVKEYSVKMRH comes from the coding sequence ATGCTGAAGAACGACCTCCTCCTCCGTGCCGCCCGCGGCGAACAGACTGAACGTACCCCCGTGTGGCTGATGCGCCAGGCGGGCCGTATCCTGCCCGAGTATCGTGCCCTGCGCGCCCGCCTCAGTGGCTTCAAAGAGCTGGTAGAAACGCCGGATCTGGCTGCGGAAGTCACTATTCAGCCCGTGGATGCCCTGGACGTGGACGCTGCCATCATCTTTTCGGATATTCTGGTGGTGCCCGAAGCCATGGGCCTCACCTATGAAATGATTGAGGCGCGCGGCCCCCTCTTCCCCGAAACCATTAAAACCGCGCAGGACGTGGCCCGCATGCGCGTGGCCGACCCCGAAGAGCACCTGGGTTACGTGCTGGAAGCCATTCGGGTAACCAAACGCGCCCTGAACGGCCGCGTGCCGCTCATTGGGTTTGCCGGCGCCCCCTGGACCATTCTGGCTTATATGGTAGAAGGCCACGGCTCCAAAACCTTCAGCAAAGCCCGCCGCCTGCTCTACACCAATCCGGCCTTGGCCCACGAGCTGCTGCGCAAAATTACCGATACCACCATTGCGTACCTGCGCGCCCAGGTGCAGGCCGGCGCTAACCTCATTCAGGTATTTGATTCGTGGGCCGGTATTCTGCCGCCCGCGCATTATGCGGAGTTCAGCACCCGCTACATTGCCGAAATTTGTGCGGCTATTCCGGAAGTACCGGTTACCGTGTTTGCCAAAGGCGCTTTCTGGGCCGTGGGCGACTTCGCCCAGCTGCCCTGCCGCACTATTGGGTTGGACTGGAACCAGGACCCGCGCGCAGTGCGCCCCCTGGTAGGCGACAAAACCCTGCAGGGCAACCTGGACCCCTGCGCCCTCTACGGCACCCGCGAGCAGGTGCGCCAGGCTACCATTCAGATGCTGGACCAGTTTGGCCCCTACCACCACATTGCCAACCTGGGCCACGGCGTATACCCCGACACCGACCCCGACAACGTGCGTGTGTTTATTGACACGGTGAAGGAATACAGCGTTAAGATGCGCCACTAA
- a CDS encoding endonuclease/exonuclease/phosphatase family protein codes for MPDLDAPIWLLIVHGLTLLFAIASLVATLLPLLKEEAWWIRVFDFPRLQIVFVAMATLGVGFVLGWHQLPGYWGLGVLGALAVAILYQLFRIVPYTPIVRKQVGDSTLKDARRHMSLAVMNVLQYNKQAPKALQVLQETDPDLIIAVETDRWWQEQLRPLEETHPYICHEPLDNTYGMLFYSRLPLRDAQIKYLLDDDIPSLHTYVQLPDGHSWIRLFGLHPKPPAPQEAETSTRRDAELLIVGKEIESKNEPTIVFGDMNDVAWSHTSELFRRVSGLLDPRVGRGLLPTFHAEYTLMRWPLDHVFVSPHFKVDAIERLPYVGSDHFPIYIKVSYEPHDKAEQEENQEQADAEDHQEATEKIQKGFQEEAEEEHKERQEKQEATSS; via the coding sequence TTGCCTGATTTAGACGCACCGATTTGGCTGCTGATTGTGCACGGTCTTACGCTGCTGTTCGCAATTGCTTCTCTCGTAGCCACCCTGCTGCCATTGCTGAAAGAAGAAGCCTGGTGGATCCGGGTATTTGACTTCCCGCGTCTGCAAATAGTATTTGTGGCCATGGCCACCCTGGGCGTCGGCTTTGTGCTGGGCTGGCATCAGCTGCCCGGCTACTGGGGCCTGGGTGTGCTGGGGGCGCTGGCCGTTGCTATCCTGTACCAGCTCTTCCGCATTGTTCCCTATACCCCCATTGTGCGTAAGCAGGTAGGCGACAGCACCCTGAAAGATGCCCGGCGCCATATGAGCCTGGCCGTGATGAATGTGCTGCAGTATAACAAGCAGGCGCCCAAAGCCCTGCAGGTGCTGCAGGAAACCGACCCCGACCTCATTATTGCGGTAGAAACCGATAGGTGGTGGCAGGAGCAGCTGCGCCCGCTGGAGGAAACGCACCCCTATATCTGCCACGAGCCGCTGGACAACACCTACGGCATGCTGTTCTACTCGCGCCTGCCCCTGCGCGATGCCCAGATCAAGTACCTGCTCGACGACGATATTCCTTCCCTGCACACCTACGTGCAGCTCCCCGATGGTCACAGCTGGATTCGGCTGTTTGGGCTGCACCCCAAGCCCCCGGCGCCGCAGGAAGCCGAAACCAGTACCCGCCGCGACGCTGAGCTACTGATTGTAGGCAAAGAAATTGAGAGCAAAAATGAGCCAACCATCGTGTTCGGCGACATGAATGATGTGGCCTGGTCGCACACTAGTGAGCTGTTTAGGCGCGTTAGCGGCCTGCTGGACCCCCGCGTAGGGCGCGGCCTGCTCCCCACGTTTCATGCCGAGTATACCCTGATGCGCTGGCCCCTGGACCACGTTTTTGTGTCCCCACACTTTAAGGTAGATGCCATAGAGCGCCTGCCCTACGTGGGTTCCGACCACTTCCCCATCTACATCAAGGTGAGCTACGAGCCCCACGACAAGGCGGAGCAGGAGGAAAACCAGGAGCAGGCCGACGCCGAGGACCACCAGGAAGCCACAGAAAAAATTCAGAAAGGCTTTCAAGAGGAAGCCGAAGAAGAGCACAAGGAGCGCCAGGAGAAACAGGAGGCCACTTCTTCGTAA
- a CDS encoding MarC family protein, whose protein sequence is MEILLATFTTLFSVVNPFGAMPVFLTLTQEDSAAHRAGVALRACLYMIGVLTVSFFAGQYVLNFFGINIHHLRIAGGILLMRSAFDLLTPGGNRAKVSEATLEESMHKDDISFTPLAMPMLSGPGSMAVCIGLFAEKLSFADMGLIILGFVLVALASYLILMSSLRLTKFLGRPGMAALARIMGFLTLAIGVNFLATAIVALFPGLSR, encoded by the coding sequence ATGGAAATACTGCTCGCCACCTTTACCACGCTGTTTTCGGTTGTGAACCCCTTTGGGGCCATGCCGGTATTTCTAACGCTCACGCAGGAAGATTCCGCCGCGCACCGGGCCGGCGTGGCGCTCCGCGCCTGCCTGTATATGATTGGGGTGCTGACGGTATCGTTTTTTGCCGGGCAGTATGTGCTCAATTTCTTCGGTATCAATATTCACCATTTGCGTATCGCGGGCGGTATTTTGCTCATGCGTTCGGCCTTTGATTTACTGACGCCCGGTGGCAACCGCGCCAAGGTCTCGGAAGCCACGCTGGAGGAAAGTATGCACAAGGATGATATTTCCTTTACGCCGCTGGCCATGCCCATGCTTTCGGGGCCGGGCTCCATGGCGGTGTGCATTGGCTTATTTGCTGAGAAGCTCTCTTTTGCCGATATGGGCCTGATTATTCTGGGCTTTGTGCTGGTGGCCCTGGCCAGCTACCTGATTCTGATGTCGTCGTTGCGGCTTACCAAGTTCTTGGGCCGCCCAGGCATGGCCGCGCTGGCGCGCATTATGGGTTTCCTGACCCTGGCTATTGGCGTCAATTTCCTGGCTACAGCTATTGTGGCGCTGTTTCCGGGGCTTTCGCGGTGA
- a CDS encoding pyridoxal phosphate-dependent aminotransferase — protein MSQTVDSLAPSPTPVLSDRINTMQESQTIAMAKKGRELAAQGIDIISLSFGEPDFQTPQYIKDAAKKAIDEGYTFYTPVPGYPELRQAICDKLLRENQLSFKPDNIVVSTGAKQALANAVLSLVNPGDEVIVFAPYWVSYEEMVKLAEGTPVTLMGTLENGYKVTAAQLEQAITPRTKLIMYSSPCNPTGAVFSREELAEIAAVVARHPQVHVLADEIYEYINFVGEHVSMAQFAEIKDRVITVNGFSKGYAMTGWRVGYLAARKEIASACEKMQSQITSGTCSIAQRAALAALQGGRTSADEMVTAYRRRRDLVLELVKDIPGFRTPTPSGAFYVFPDVSGYFGKMMPDGSVIQNATDLAMYMLNDGHVAAVSGDAFGAPNCIRFSTAAADEKLREAFTRIKNSLAKLV, from the coding sequence ATGTCACAAACTGTTGACTCGCTCGCTCCTTCGCCAACCCCCGTTCTGTCAGACCGCATCAACACCATGCAGGAGTCGCAGACTATTGCCATGGCCAAAAAAGGCCGCGAGCTGGCCGCACAGGGCATCGATATTATTAGCCTGAGCTTTGGCGAGCCTGATTTTCAGACTCCGCAATACATTAAGGATGCCGCCAAAAAGGCCATTGACGAAGGCTACACCTTCTACACGCCCGTGCCCGGCTACCCCGAGCTGCGCCAGGCCATCTGCGACAAGCTCCTGCGCGAAAATCAGCTGAGCTTTAAGCCCGACAACATTGTGGTGAGCACCGGCGCCAAGCAGGCCCTGGCCAACGCCGTGCTCAGCCTGGTAAACCCCGGCGACGAGGTCATTGTATTTGCCCCGTACTGGGTAAGCTACGAGGAGATGGTGAAGCTGGCAGAAGGTACCCCTGTTACGCTGATGGGCACGCTGGAAAACGGCTATAAAGTAACGGCCGCGCAGCTGGAGCAGGCCATTACGCCCCGTACCAAGCTCATCATGTACTCCTCGCCGTGTAACCCCACCGGCGCCGTTTTCAGCCGGGAAGAGCTAGCCGAAATTGCCGCCGTGGTAGCCCGCCACCCGCAGGTGCACGTGCTGGCCGATGAGATTTACGAGTACATCAATTTTGTGGGCGAGCATGTGAGCATGGCGCAGTTTGCGGAAATCAAGGACCGCGTAATTACGGTCAATGGCTTCTCGAAAGGCTATGCCATGACGGGCTGGCGCGTAGGCTACCTGGCGGCCCGTAAGGAAATTGCCAGCGCCTGCGAGAAAATGCAGAGCCAGATTACCTCCGGTACCTGCTCCATTGCCCAGCGCGCGGCCCTGGCGGCCCTGCAGGGCGGGCGCACTTCCGCCGATGAGATGGTAACAGCCTACCGCCGCCGCCGCGACCTGGTGTTGGAGCTAGTGAAAGACATCCCCGGTTTCCGCACGCCCACGCCCAGCGGCGCTTTCTATGTATTCCCGGATGTGAGCGGCTATTTCGGGAAAATGATGCCCGATGGCAGCGTTATCCAAAACGCCACGGATCTGGCCATGTACATGCTCAACGACGGCCACGTAGCCGCCGTGAGCGGCGACGCATTTGGGGCGCCCAACTGCATTCGTTTCAGCACGGCAGCCGCCGATGAGAAGCTGCGCGAAGCTTTCACCCGCATCAAAAATAGCCTGGCTAAACTGGTTTAA
- a CDS encoding glycosyltransferase family 2 protein: MKLSVVIVNYNVCYFLEQALLSVRKAVARLGEPAEVFVVDNNSVDGSVAMVRARFPEVILLENKNNPGFSKANNQALRVARGQYVLLLNPDTVVEEDTFRLCCAFMDAHPAAGGLGVKMLDGQGRFLPESKRGLPTPRVAFYKIFGLAQLFPRSRTFGRYHLGYLDKEQTHEIEVLSGAFMLMRRQALDQVGLLDEDYFMYGEDIDLSYRLTRGGWKNYYFPGTRIIHYKGESTRRTSVNYVFVFYRAMVIFARKHFAPERAGLFALLINLAIWLRAGAAVAHRLLTQAAPMLLDAALILVGMYFLTGYWENNYKYVPTPFPPQFLLVAVPVYTAVWLATAYFSGAYDKPVRTVRTVRIVRGIFFGTVLISAASNFFDAWRFSKALIILGGVWAVAALLLRRLLTHYLRHRNFSLSKDKQKNIAIVGSEAESRRVRFLLQNAGVRARIMGYVSPVAPAAPAAPSGLLGEVRQMEEIIQIHGIDEVIFCGKDLSASEIMALMVNLPQRRQCPVSYKILPEDSQYIIGSSSKDSPGDYYTLDIALNLFQPRCIRNKRLLDVLSSVALLLAAPLLVWLVEQKEGFLRNCLRVLSGQRTWVGLRYAAGPRRMTQAILSPADAGESQTPLSEATKQRLELLYARDYTTGTDLSLLLRCFRWLGQE, from the coding sequence GTGAAGCTTTCCGTCGTTATTGTCAACTACAACGTCTGCTATTTCCTGGAGCAGGCGCTGTTGTCGGTACGCAAGGCCGTGGCCAGGCTGGGGGAGCCGGCGGAAGTGTTTGTGGTGGATAATAACTCCGTGGATGGCTCCGTGGCCATGGTGCGGGCCCGCTTTCCGGAGGTTATTCTCCTCGAGAATAAAAACAACCCCGGCTTCAGCAAAGCCAACAACCAGGCTCTGCGCGTGGCCCGCGGCCAGTACGTGCTCCTGCTGAACCCCGACACCGTGGTGGAAGAGGATACTTTCCGGCTGTGTTGCGCCTTTATGGATGCCCACCCCGCTGCCGGAGGGCTGGGCGTGAAGATGCTGGATGGGCAGGGCCGCTTTCTGCCGGAAAGCAAGCGGGGTCTTCCCACGCCCCGCGTGGCGTTTTATAAGATATTCGGGCTGGCGCAGCTGTTTCCCCGCTCGCGCACGTTTGGGCGCTACCACCTGGGGTACCTCGACAAAGAACAGACCCACGAAATTGAAGTGCTCAGCGGCGCTTTTATGCTGATGCGCCGCCAAGCGCTGGACCAGGTGGGCCTGCTGGACGAGGATTATTTTATGTACGGCGAGGACATTGACCTCTCGTACCGACTCACGCGCGGCGGCTGGAAAAACTATTATTTCCCGGGCACCCGCATCATCCATTACAAAGGCGAAAGTACCCGGCGCACCAGCGTAAACTATGTGTTTGTATTCTATCGGGCCATGGTCATTTTTGCCCGCAAGCACTTTGCGCCCGAGCGGGCCGGCCTGTTTGCGCTGCTGATTAATCTGGCCATCTGGCTGCGGGCCGGGGCGGCGGTAGCGCATCGCCTGCTCACGCAGGCCGCCCCCATGCTGCTGGACGCCGCCCTGATTTTGGTAGGTATGTATTTCCTGACGGGGTACTGGGAAAACAACTACAAATACGTGCCCACGCCATTTCCGCCGCAGTTCCTGCTGGTGGCAGTACCGGTTTACACTGCAGTGTGGCTGGCCACCGCCTATTTCAGTGGGGCCTACGATAAACCAGTGCGTACCGTGCGTACCGTGCGCATTGTGCGGGGCATCTTCTTCGGCACTGTTCTGATTTCAGCCGCTTCCAACTTTTTTGATGCCTGGCGCTTTTCCAAGGCGCTTATTATTCTGGGTGGCGTTTGGGCCGTAGCGGCCCTGCTGCTGCGCCGCCTGCTCACACATTACCTCCGCCACCGCAACTTCAGCCTGTCAAAAGACAAGCAGAAGAACATTGCTATTGTGGGCTCGGAGGCAGAAAGCCGGCGGGTACGTTTCCTACTGCAAAATGCCGGGGTACGGGCCCGTATTATGGGTTACGTAAGCCCGGTGGCGCCGGCCGCGCCGGCCGCGCCCAGTGGCCTGCTGGGCGAAGTGCGCCAAATGGAGGAAATCATTCAAATCCACGGAATTGATGAAGTAATTTTCTGCGGGAAAGATTTGTCGGCCAGTGAGATAATGGCCCTCATGGTCAACCTGCCCCAGCGGCGCCAGTGCCCGGTGAGCTATAAAATCCTGCCCGAAGACAGCCAGTACATCATTGGCAGCTCCAGCAAAGATTCCCCCGGCGACTATTATACCCTGGATATTGCCCTGAACCTGTTTCAGCCCCGGTGCATTCGCAATAAGCGCTTGCTGGATGTGCTGAGTAGCGTGGCGTTGCTGCTGGCCGCTCCGCTGTTGGTGTGGCTGGTAGAGCAAAAGGAGGGTTTTCTGCGCAATTGTCTGCGGGTTCTCTCTGGGCAGCGCACCTGGGTGGGACTGCGCTACGCCGCTGGCCCCCGCCGCATGACCCAGGCCATTCTTTCCCCCGCCGATGCCGGCGAATCCCAAACCCCGCTATCCGAAGCTACTAAACAGCGGCTGGAGCTGCTGTATGCCCGGGACTATACCACCGGCACCGATCTGAGCCTTTTGCTGCGGTGCTTTCGGTGGCTGGGGCAGGAGTAA